acttagaattaactagtacgctttaggtaaacaacttaaagatagtaatcgggtagcaggagatgataatctgtgcccgctgaataatatgagtaacgccctatcttgagggagttacgaagtattatttatgttgcacggggtgatcctttaggctaaaaaacttaggacccccccacCATTCCTGTTAAAATATTTCTTTATTTGTTCAAACtgtttcttttctcttagactaattcacataATTCGAGTTTGGTCGGGACCCACCATTGTGGACCTCGatgagtgcctaacaccttctcctcgaggtaatttgagcccttgcCCGATCTTTGGTGATTCAAACTAGCAAACccgagtcatttgcaaataggtgccctaacgcaccttaatcagTTAGGTGAGGACTCTCTATTTTGAATaacccttcctttaaaagagttatcaTGACATCGAAGCCAGACTTTCGCGAGAAAAAAGGGGGCGTGACagtatggcgactctgctggggacatttaggctcttaccattgcgaacttggtctatatgaattagtctctcTCGATAAGTGTGTctttattattttgctgataCTTGAATATCCCGCTTTCATTCTCCCTTTTATTGCTACATGCACACCCCCTTCCCTATTTCCCCTTTTATATAAACTTACATGCAAGTCTTCGCTTAATCTAGTTACAATATGCATTCCACTGGCTCCgactttttaaaattttgttataTCATGACTTTCCCAATCCTTACCCCTTTATTGCTTtattacaatttttttttatatacgaactaacttcttccatgtttttctttcttttctgtcgttacatttattaaatactgCTTTTATCGCTtttatcatgcaaaatacttgacaacgtgttgttttatctttgcataaagcatgttctacatcatattccactcatacgcaattaataccatagcgacacttgatgagtgtccgcgctcttcctctattaccctttttaaatttggaaaggcttatttgcggtaaaactagtcgatcagcggtgcaatcgacggttccgtgccttttcctctcaagttgtccacttgagggtaccagTCTAGATTCTCATAGAAACCACACTCTGatgttaactgtgcatgcatcatgtctaaacctagtataAGTTAGAATGTTGTCTGtgtaataactctctaaggcaagccttgtccaaagcccatcggggtttccataatcccaacgggcacgatcatgatatgtgcattatttggagaaaacatgtcgatatgctaatcattaatgtgtaaatggGTCGAATCCGGAGGGGAAAAGGGCTAACTTTTTCTGTTTTGCataaatgaggcacgaagtccccaggttcggcatggttcgaagcATCCCACATTTGCTGCTAGACTGGTGAGAAAATCTCTCTCCAAGCGACAAAAACTATGTGAAAAGAGTTCTTGGAAATCCACTTTCTTTGTTagacattcagccaaacaatgtactAATCGAGGCTGCtactatgttctgggatgagaagacgGCCGTCTTACAttttggtgacatagaaatgactccccttctagaggaaataaGAGGCTTTGCTAGGCTTCCCTGGGACATCCCTGATCTGTTGGTACCGGAAAATTGCACTTCTCGAGAtttcctaaaaatgatgggtttcagaaaaaatgatgagttagtctgtctgatgaaatcttacataccattcgacttcctttacgagTGTTATGGTCACAACAAGTCCTACCATCTTTATCATGATGAATTTGCTATCATCTCTCTGGGTTGGACTCATCGCcgggtttttgtgttcattgtctatTTTTTGGGGATGCTGATATTCCCAATACAAGGAGAAAAGATTCACACTCGCTTAGCTATGGTtactaagaccctaatggaaggaattgagggacagacttacactattgtcccaatgatcgtaACGGAGATATACCGAGCCTTGGACCGTTGGAAGAAAGGATATAGGTattttgagggttgcaatctgttactacaaatatggttgttggaacatcTTCAAAGGGGACAACACCGTCAAGAATTTCCGcggcgaccatggaatgaccacatagcttttTACCATCCTaaaagaatgacttttatcccggATAGGTTTGCACAACCAGGAAACGTTGTGGGCTGGATACACTtttttagcaatttgactgacgacaaggtccattggatgtttgagtggttccctactagcgaattcatcatcaggtcaagagatgttcctcatctagtgctaattaGATTAAGGGGTATCTATtcttatgctcctatcagagtcatgaggcaagctgggagaaagcaggttataccacgagtttccaaaatggttcattacaaagcagatttccaagggaatgtcattccattcaagtgcgaggcacaacacatgtggcatcaaaacATTATTgaggagaaagataccatcgagccagacaggtatcatgccggccaCGTGTACTTCTACCtatcatggttggtcgatgacatagcaggagaggtcaagccaggggttgatttAAGAAATAAGGTCATAGACGAcgttgctgaagcacaagtcaaatgcAGGAGGTTGCacaaaagggtctttgaatctgagTCCAGGCgtttggaacaacataaagtggacatagAAGCAATCAATAAATGGAGGGGGattgctactaaatcaacagaaaggatggagtatttggagcagggtttgatggaacttgaggggaAAATTAGGAAAAGGGTATCGGATTATCAGAACGTATAGGGCAATGAAGGAGGAAatctagcaagggcgtatctgctattggacatgcgcgacttggggaatctgattgacgggGTTAAGAAGGCCAGGCTTGGAGAAGGTCTCTctaggaccaagtagattaggaatgatgttttctagattcgttttagaatttgattgtaataaggcaaatgccactagtgactctttataattattgtcgtttgAGTAGAGATTcggtctatttatcatattaatgaaatgtTGCAGTTATCGGCATTAagttttctccaaagctatatgtTGCTAgacgggcacaatgaggtccccaaattaggatgcgaattccgcaatacgtgtttaaatatcgtaaatatccttttaataccCTTTACTGACtggtttaccttttgtttttgttcttttctttgtttattcccatccccaaggttggtttgtgcatactggcatcatcgacatatcataccagatctagaggtcctcctcctcctccaattgatcctaagaacaaaggaaaagCTAAGATGGATGATCTGAGTTGTATTAGGAAAGACAACGCTACACATGTAGagaatgttgaaacttcagatggtcgggGTACTCCGGCACAGAACGACTTGGTTTTGCGattagagcaaaagatactggAGTTACAAAGGAAACTTGAGTAGGTCCATAacctggcaaacctttcccttaccctgaatgttcccgacatcaaccaacaaaatgcccaaaactcaacacctcctcaaaacacacaaaatcagcacccgcaaaatcctcctgcacctcatcaatacgccacacctccccaaaatcctaatcctccaccaACACCAACTCCTCTATAGTATCATCATCATCCGACCCAGTACCCACCAACTACCACATACCACACtcctcaaaatgcaccacaacctactcctgacccgcaaaactcaaccaatgaccaccattatgcccagattcccggagtccaccaaagtAATCCCATATATGtagaaaccttaccccacaccctacgacagaccctatacatactcgaatccgccgagaaggacctgctcatcaagaacatgcagaagaactcaagaaacttagcGGCATGGTTCAAAATGTCGAAGGGGGCAAAGGCGTTGAGGGTTTAAATTATGAATATTTGTGTATTCAACCGGACGTAGAACTGCTAGAGGGTTATaaacctcccaagtttgaaaTGTTCGACGGAACAGATGATCtgaaggtgcacttgagaacatattgtgacaagccTGTAGGAGTTGGTAgagatgaaagaatccgcatgaagctgttcatgagaagcctcacagGAGATACCTTGCCTTGGTACATCAGTCGAAACCCAAataaatgggttaattgggtaagcatggcatcagatttcatggatcggttcaagtttaacacagaaaatgcaccagacattttctatattcaaaatctcaagaaaaaGCCAACAaaaactttccgcgagtatgtTACTCGGTGAAGGTGTGAAGCTGCAAAAATAAGGCCAGTGCtagaagaagaacagatgaataaattcttcgtcagagcttaggatccgcaatactacgaaagattgatgATTATTGAAAACCATACattttctgatatcatcaagttggtagagagaatagaagaagggatcaaaagcggaatggtgacaaattttgaagcactccaagccacaaataaggtCCTGCAGTCAGGAGGTATGTCCAGGAAGAAAGAAGTAagtgca
This sequence is a window from Nicotiana tomentosiformis chromosome 5, ASM39032v3, whole genome shotgun sequence. Protein-coding genes within it:
- the LOC138893154 gene encoding uncharacterized protein translates to MVQNVEGGKGVEGLNYEYLCIQPDVELLEGYKPPKFEMFDGTDDLKVHLRTYCDKPVGVGRDERIRMKLFMRSLTGDTLPWYISRNPNKWVNWVSMASDFMDRFKFNTENAPDIFYIQNLKKKPTKTFREYVTR